A window of Ciconia boyciana chromosome 9, ASM3463844v1, whole genome shotgun sequence genomic DNA:
TGACATACGTCATGTCACGGGAAGAGAGTGACTCAATTTGAAATATCATCTGATTCATAAAAACCGGAATATTTCTCCTGGTTGTAGCCCTCAGCAGAATCGTCTAGTGGTGtagtaatttctttcattttagaaataattcttTGTTGACAGATGTAAggctttagaaataaaaagaggaaatcaGACTAATGAACTTGGAATGAAGGGAAAGTGTGAAGCAGGCTGCATAAAGTGATTTCAAATGTAGGGTGCCTGTGTCATCTGAAGACATTTTTGCCTTACAGGTACCAAATAATTTTGATCATTTGTGGTCTTTTGTTGTACAGATGCTAATTCCAGTGAGATAATATCTCTTAAAAAGGGGGTTCCATGGCAGGATAAGCTacaggaaagatatttttgcttttggcttGCTTGTTTTAATTGACGTAATTAGCCAACTTTTATTTGATCTAGATTTTGAAACACTTGCATTAACAGTCTCGTGTACTATTTAAAGCAGAAAGTTCACAAGAGTGGAACAGAATGATGTTTTTCTTGGTAGTAAGTCCTGAAGCAAATGCACTTCCTCCACCAAAATAGGacaattaccttttttttttctgacgTGTGATTGCAaccataaaaaagaaatatattatcTGCAGAGGTTCAGGTTCAGCTGGAGCTCTTGAgtccttcattttccttgtctttaGTCTTTGTAATGTAAATTATCTCTAACTCAAGAGTACGATATCAGTCCTGGAGTTTAAGATTAGAAATTCCTTAATGTCATGAGGCAGTCAGTCATGCCAGTCATGAGGGATGCACTCTCTAAGCTGGTGTCTAAGTGGCTGCTGTTGAATGCTGTTTCTACAGTACCtgttttgattgctttttcaCCACTTCTGATTCTTAGGTGAGACATCTGTATATTTGTGATTTTCACAAGAACTTCATTCAAAGTGTCcgaaacaaaagaaagaggaagacaaGTGATGATGGAGGTGACTCTCCTGAGCATGAAACGGATGTCCCGGAGGTTAGTAGGTGCCAAGTGGGTGTAGAATGCTTTACCAATTTTGAGCATGTTGAATTTTGACTTGGATGTTTTCATGTatcaggaaatatttaaattttaagttgCAACTCCACTGAAACTGCTATGGAGTTACTCTCATTTTTCAGGAAGACTTTTTTCCAATGTGTAATgttctaattttcttcttcatccctGTATGAGTTCTTTGCCCATGtaaagttttatataaaaagaagtGTAAGGTAACTGCACAGCTTCATGTATGTACTGCTTCCGAACAGAGAGCTGTTAAAACAGTATTTGAtagtaattcttttttaaaggtaaaaagaagttattttcgGTGGTGACTGAGGCCCTGATACGGTTCTTTGTTACCTAGCATGCATTGCTTTGCAAATATGCTAGAGAATCCAATAGGTCAGTCTCTCTATGTGTGGGTATATGATATCCAGGGATATTAAGCTTCTCCAGACCTTCGCATGTATGGTATTTTTGGCACTATTTAAAACTACCTTCAAATAATTCgtaacatgtttttatttttaggaaatagGCCTggtgtggtgtttgttttgttttgtttttttccctctgcattaCAGAACTCTAGAATAATCTCTGTGCCGTTGTgttctgtatttgctttggtGATGTTTCTGGTACTGTTGACACTGCAAAAAGTTGTGCAGAGGTGATGTTTGTGGAGGAGCTGAGCTCTGGCCACGTCAGCAGAGCCCTCTGCTGGAAATGCCACCCATATTggcaaaaagcattttatttctggaaaaaaaagccaccgAGAATTGTTTTGCCAGCAAAGCTGTGTCCACAAACCTCCTGTGTGGAGGAGTTGAAAGAGTAgcaagtttttggttttttttttttttttttttttttaaggatgctTGACCTTTTGTTGTAGCCGTTTGCATTTCCATTCTAAAAGGTTCTCCATTAAAACTTTCCTATACAGGCTTTACATTAGTTGCCAGGATGATTGGTGAAGACCCAGCTGGCATCTCAAAATGTTAGTGCTGTAGAGTGTGCAGGGTATTTGGTGGTTAAAAACTGAGGGATGCACGTTACCTAACTGAATAGGGAACTCTGCAGTGTGTCAGttttaatgccattttcttcttggttttcaGCAGAGAttccttttgtctttgaaaCATGGCATTTCCCACACGATCTTCATCTTCCTTCCTGTAaccttccccaccaccacccttgcTTTTAAACTGTGCACTTCCCATTTGAATTGtatttgaatttcatttcttctctgtctctgtaCTCTGTTTTATGTCACAAGCCATTTGTTCAGTGCCTGCTAAATTGATATTTCATGTGTGAGCTTTTTAAACCTTGTGGGAACAAAAGGTTCCCCTTTGCTTGGAGGTTGCAGAGGTGTAATTGAGAGCAGAAATTGGCCAGAAATTCTGTTGACAGCATGTGAACCAGAACAAAATTTTGTATTTCCCTGAGGCTATTTTGGTCCTTTAGCattaacaaatacaaaatatacttAGATTTGTCAGTAAGGCAAGCGATGTGGTTCTGAATGCAGGCAAGGAGCAGTCCTGTTGAGGGAGAAATAGTTGTTTTTAGATAACTCTACATTTCTGCCTAATTTCTACCTACATTTCTACCTAAGAAGCTAAAGGTAGTGCTCATCCCCTCTTCTCTGTATCTCTTCCAGGTTGACTTGTTCCAGCTCCAAGTGAACACTCTGCGACGTTACAAAAGACATTATAAGTTGCAGACTAGGCCTGGACTCAACAAGGCTCAGCTAGCAGAAGTAAGTGATGACAGAGGTAGTATCATCTCTGTtattaaaaaactttttctctcctctgctgaaGTGCACATTTCTTGGACACTAACACCTGTAGTGGCTCTCTCGCTAGTATGTGCCGTGTGCTCTGCGAAAGGTTTCTGGGGATGATGCCAACAGAAAGCTGCGTGCTTTCTTTCACCTGAGACAGTTATGGAACACATGGAAGCTGGCTCTTGAAAGCATGTTTCAGTaacttgcttttctctgcttcctcttccttcttgttcGTAGTCACAATCCGTCACCTTTATGGAGCAGAAACAGAACCTAGTTTCCAGTGGCTTAGGTGTTAACTGAAGATGGCTATTGTACTGAAACTCAGACTTACACACTACTTAAGTGCCCCTgttagttttttctttcctcacaggCACTTGAACCAGTTGGAATTGCTTCTTATTAAAGGCAAAATCACTGACCATGACTTCAGATTCCTTATTTCCCTCCCTTGTCCTGATGTCTTATGATTCTGTATTAAGTCAATAAAAGGCTCTTTCCTTAAGGGCCTCTACTGCTGCTTTCTCACCATATGGGGTACTTGTTAAGAAAGAACTCTCTGTAACTCTTGTTATCTGGGCTAGTTGTACTTGGTGTgcacctgctctgctctcttccCACAGAATGCCTTTAGATCAAGTCAGGAAAAAGTCTGCTCTAAACTGAAAAAACTATAGCAGTTACTGAATGGTAATGAGGTTGTCTTTGTAAGCTGAGGCTTTCACAACTGTCTGCCGAAAActgtctgttttgcttttgctttaaagaacaACAACCAGCAGACCAAAAAAGACAGCAATACACTGTCTTGCTCTCTTTCAAAGTCTACTAGGGAATGAATATACAGAATACAGAGAATGTATAGTGGTAGTGCATGTAGGAGTAAGGTGAACGAAGCAGGGTGGGTGTATGTCCTCATTAGTAGTTCTGATTTGTCATGTTCTAACTAACCAGTTCATAGTCACTCAGCTACCTCCTGCCATGAAGGACTACTTACTTAGGCAATTTACCATGAATGTgcccaggaggaaaaaaaaagtaaaactactATGCAAGCGGAAAATAAAGGGAGCCTAACTTAAAGTTGTCACACACTTCCCAGATTTCCTGTGAAGTCTGAGCAGCTTTGACCCTACGCTGGATCCTCGTCCAGCTCCCATGCTTGAATCACTGCTGCCTGAGGCTCTTAGACTCCTGCTGCTACCCCACCGTAAGGAAAACTCAAACTTCCATAAATCTTCTTGGAGTGACTTATTGCTCAGCCTGCGTCAACATCCAGTTCTGGAGCTGTGTTGAGTACCAAAAAAGAGCTTCTTCCATATGAGAAGCAGATCTCATCCAGCTCCAATGTGTTTTCTACGTTcgttttctgaggaaaaagcagctaATGGTTCAGGGCTAGTGTCAGAGAGGGGTAGCCCTAACGAAATCCTAACCCTCCCATTGCAAGTCCCCTGGTGTTCCTTCCAGTGAAAACTTATCCAGCGTGTTTTCCTTTGAGCTCTAAAATTTTGCTACACCTGGTTCACACAGCAAAgtgtttcagtatttctgaCACTCTCCTTTAAAATACTGAGATGCAGGGAAAACTTGCTCTCCAAATAATCTCGGCATGAAATGCTGCTTAGGAGAGACTATGCTGCTTTGGCAGGAGGACATTCTGGCTTCCAAATTCCGCTTGTAGGTTGGCTGCAAATACTGCTGACCTAGCAGGACTATGCTATGTTCATATGCACATTCCAGCtgtaaagagagagagagaggtaaATGAGGACTGACAGTTTGAATTGGTGCATGTTTGACTAAAAGTATATTACGCTCAGTGGCCATAAAATCGTTTTTGGAAAGTGAGGAGAATCCCTGTTCTgattatttctactttttaatttcagaatttctgtCTCTTTACATGTTGTCCTTCTAGACTGTCAGTCGTCACTTCAGGAATATTCCTGTGAATGAGAAAGAGACGCTTGCATATTTCATCTATATGGTGAAGAACAACAAGAGCAGGCTGGACCAGAAATCAGAAGGTAGCAAGCAACTAGAATGAAGATTAACAAGACTTGGAATAAGAGAGACCTTGAAGGAACAGATGGTATTGTGCATTTTAGGTATATAAAAACTGTTGAAGTatattgtaaattttttttaaaatgcagtaagtctggatgacagaaaaaaaatacagacattcTTATCAGGAGTATTTGAAAACATGTGCCCAGCATGTTTCTGAAGACTTCTTCCCCTCATTTCAAAGTCACATTGGAATAAAGAAATGAGGATAATGCGGAAACCAAGTAAACCTGTAGGACTGTGGAGTTTGTCAACTCAGTGTTTTAAACCATTTCTGGAAATCTGCATCTCAGTGCAATTCAGATCACAGATGgaattttttcactgaattcagATTGCATCACAAACCACCATGCAGTTTGTCTTGGCGCAGGACTGGAATAGCGGCAGAGATAAAATTCATTATTGAGGTGCATGGGTCAGAAGTTTGTCTGAAGCTTGCTCCCCACCTACACATGCTCTGTCTTGCCTTGAGTCAGTGCTTCAAGTCCCAAACTTCTACAAATGCTCCAGCTGACCACATCTACTCCAGTGAACACTACTTGACTAGtctgaaattgattttttttttttaataccatttttCCTCGCGCCCCCTTCCAACATGGATGCCAAACAACTCTCTGCAAtctctttttctaatttcttttatttaagaacTCACTAATTAATTGTCTGTAAGCATTTAAAAACGTCTTCATTTCCTCAGAATGTGGTATTAAGGCAAACACAGCTTATTTGCTGGGTTCGATCATGTTGGTAGAAATGCTCATTTAATTCACTTACGCGTATTTCCCTCGTATTCAAGGCTCAGTGATGGTAGGTGAAACAATGGCTTAAGACATCTGTCTCTCAATCTCTGTGTCAGATCAGGTATCAGTCACAAGCGATGTGAATTTTATACTGAAGCTAGTCTTTAGCAGGTGTCACAAAACTGCTGTGTGGATTAGTGGGCTCAGCAGTCTCTGTTTAGTATAAAGCAGGCTTACGCTAATGGGTGTAGCACCATAACCGGGGTAGTGAACTGACTGGAGTATAAtgcatttcatctgtttttgCAATGGGCAAAAAGTATCGAAGCACTTTGCCTTTTGTGAGCATTATGTGTGCTTTCATAAGAGCTGTGTGAGTGGAGGGTGGCATGCTGGTGCTCTTTAACCGGGCACTGTAGGAGGAGATTGCTctgattttgttatttaaagCCAAGGTGTCCTTACAAATAACACAGTGGTTATTTTGGCAAAAGGAGCTTATAAAAGTGTTGGTCGTGACTGACTGTTCTCCAGTGACCTCAGATTCTATTCAAGGGGATGTCGTGATTTAAAGCACCactgtgtttctttgctgtCCTAACCAATGTCTCCATTCTGTTACAAGATGCCAAGACTCCACATAGAGAGTATCTTCTCAACAAGCCTTAATCAATGAACTGAACAGTAGAAAACTTTGGCTAGCATTTTGTCAATGGCAGGTTTTAATATTCCAAAACTGGATGAAGCTTTGCTGAAGAGCTAAACACACAGATCACGATCCCAGCTTAGTACTGCATCATGTTTTATAAGGCATGAAGCATTTACGTAGTGAAGCTCTCCCAGGGtctctttaaaaatcaagtcaCAATTTAAAGCAAGCTTCACATCAGCTCTGAAGTGTTTGCTAATACTCCAAAAACATGTTCAATAAACTTCAACATGTCTAAGTCCTGTGTCATAGGCAGAAATACTCTGTTATGGTATACGTCCCATTTGTGAAGTTTTGGGGAGTGTGAttgtttcagcatttccttGTTCAATTCAGTATGGTTTTTTAAGAACATCAGCCAGGAGAGAGGTTCAAGGAATGAGGAGAGAATGTCTTGCGTTGGTATTTCatgaatgtttaaaaacttCCTAATTATTACGCTGGTCCTTTCCTTATTGAAAGGATGGAGTAATTCCCACATCAGTCAACATGATCTGGCTTCTCTCATTCAGGACAGATAGCTAAAAGGGTACGTTCTCTGACTGCATGTTAATCTTCAAAGTGCTCATGTAATCAGAGGATATTATCAAGGGAAAATGAGTTTCTGAGTTGAGAGGGTTATGCCTCATTGTAACTTCTAGACcaaaactgtaaaaatgtagtttgtttggggtttacttttttgttgttgtgttttgttttgttttatttctaagagTAAATAAATCTGTTGGGGTGTTTtagcagccagcagcaaaatGATTCTTTTCAAGGAAATATGGTGGCAGGTTCCATCTGTTCAGGTGTATTCACTGGAATGCTTT
This region includes:
- the SAP30L gene encoding histone deacetylase complex subunit SAP30L, whose translation is MNGFSTEEDSRDGPPAAPFYGQSCCLIDDGDRCVRPAGNASFSKRIQKSISQKKLKLDIDKSVRHLYICDFHKNFIQSVRNKRKRKTSDDGGDSPEHETDVPEVDLFQLQVNTLRRYKRHYKLQTRPGLNKAQLAETVSRHFRNIPVNEKETLAYFIYMVKNNKSRLDQKSEGSKQLE